Genomic DNA from Candidatus Nitrosopumilus koreensis AR1:
ATCTCTTCTATTCCCTCTGGCAGTATTTCATACATTTTGATAATTTTTTCATCTTGTCTTTGCGGTGACATTAAGACAAATTGATTTTGTCTTAGCTTTTCTACTTGCTCTGAGATTTCACTTTCAGGCAATCTTAGAATGTCAATAATCTGCTCCATACTGCATGATCTAATCTGTAAAAGGCGTAAAATCTTGGCCCAAATAGGAATGTCTTTTCCCCAAAGAATCTCTTTTGCAACAGGAGTAATTGAAAAAGACCCGTCACTATTTAGTGAAATGAATTTTCTGTCTTTTAGTGAACCTAGGGTATCTAGGATTTTGCCTACGCCCAGTCGTTTTAGTTCAGAGTTTTCAAGATTTGTTTCATTAAATGTGCCGTTCTCTTTTACTGCCAAATGTAAAATTTCTAAATCAATTGTTCCTAGTTTTCTCATAATTTTTTCACCTTTTCAACTCTTATCATCTTTACTGTGAAATCTCTTTTTGAATTTGCTCTAGCGACTCTTTTATTTTTTTTAGATTTGAAAAATTTGTTTCAACCCATTTCTGATAATTCTCTATTGAACCTAGTTTAAAATCTGAATCTGTAATTTGGTTTGCTAAAAACCATGTCTCTCTGTATGCAAAGATAATTTTTCCAACAAGCAACTCCTCTTTATTGAGAAACATCTGCATTACTTGCTTTGATTTTTCATGATATTCGTGCTCTTTTGGAATGATTCTTTGAAACTCTTTTTGTAACTCGTGAAATCTTTGAAATATTTGGTTGCTTGTTCTTCTCATCTTTCTTATTTTCTCCTCATAGTTTTCTAAAAATTCACTTGCCCATACTTGCGATTCATTTTTGTTTGAAAAATTCACCATCTGTGTTTTTTCTATCTCGCTAATTACTTCTGAAATGACATCCAAATGCCATTTGAAAAACTCTTGTAATGTATTTGCATTGTTTATTTTTTCAGAGACCCATGAAAAAAACAAATTTGTTTTTTTATCCTCTGAAAAAACTTGTGTTATCTTTGGATGAATCACACTTTAACCAAACTTGATTTTGAATAAAAACTTGGTTTTTTCTTGAAGATTATATTGTAGATGCATCTTGGTTATTCATGGTTCGATATGAATTACCTAGACTGCCTTATGATTATGATGAATTAGAGCCATACATTGATGCTCAAACAATGAAAATACATCATCAAAAACATCATCAGTCATACGTTGATGGATTGAATAAATCCCTTGAAGAAATTGGCAGTGCGTCTCATCCTCAATACATCACATCTGTTCTATCTGATCTGAGCTTGATTCCAGAGTCTGGAAGAAATAAAATTAATTTTTTTGGAGGTGGATTTGAGAATCATAGATTGTTCTGGGAAACAATGAATCCTAATGGTGGTGGCTCTCCTGGTGGCAAAATAGAAGATGCAATAGATGTCTATTATGATAGTTTTGAGAATTTTAAAAAACAATTTTCAGAGACTGCCATTGGAATCCAAGGTAGTGGGTGGTGTTGGCTGGTCTTTAATTCGACCTACAACAAAATAGAGATACTCACTACTGAGAACCAAACAAGTCCTTGGACTCTGCAAAAGATGCCTCTCCTTGGACTGGATGTGTGGGAGCATGCTTACTATCTGAAATACCAAAACAAAAGACCCGAATATGTTAAAGAATGGTGGAATGTTGTCAATTGGGATTATGTTGAGAACCGTTTCTCTGAGATTTCAGTATAATTTGGACAAATTCTTTTAAAGAAATTTGAGTTTTTGGCTCTAATGAAAAAGAGTCTAAAGTACATTGCATTACTTGCAATCATCCCTGTGTTTACAGTTGGGATATCTACTGGTTCTTTCACAGATGCTGAAGCCCTTAAGGGTCAAGGTGTAGGTTCCTCAAAATACGGTTCTAGCACCAATATCTGTGGATTGCAACTGTGCTCTGACATTCCAGGCGGAAAATCTGCATGGATGGCAGAACAAGAAAAATCCAAACCTGTAACTCCAGTTATGGAAGAAAAAGACGACCATGATTCCAAAATGGAAGAAAAAATGACTGAAGATGACATGGGGTCTGTACTTAGATTATCAAGAGCAAACGTTCCAGCTACTATTCCGTTGCATCATGGATACTATGATGGCGGTGATGTTTATTTCATCATTACCGATTCAAGTGATCCAACACATGCAGACCTGATTACAAATAATCAAGGTTGGAAAGTAGAGCTTGCACCATTACTAAAGAATGCACCTGATGAAGCACTTTCAAAAACTTACATGTTTACTAACGGAATAAAAGGTGACGGTGTACATGGTTTCCAAGGAGAAGTTTTCACTAGCACTCCTGCACAATCAGATGTATACAGTGCATTGACATCACATGTTCATGTAACATGGAATGAAGGTATGACGCCAAGAATTTTAAATTCTGATGCAATGGTCATGCAAGCTGCAGACAATGGCGAGGTCACATTGACTCCTGTTAATGTGGTTTTGAACATGCCGCAGATTGTTTGGCCTGATGGACAAATGATGGTCAAAGAGGACAAAACTTTGACTGATGAAACACCATACGGTGGTGGACAAGTTCTTGATATCGATACAGAAGAGATGACTGTAACTTTCATAGCTCATCGCGGATGGGGTCCAGACGGTAGAACTATCTATTACATTGTAACAGATGCTACTCCTAGCGGTCCTGCCGAAATGATGGGTGTTGTAAGTACACCAACCTCTGCAAGTTTAATTGCAAATTCAGCAGCAGTTGATCTATTTCAGTTCAAGAATGGTTTGACTGGTTCTGGTCCACTTGGATTTCAACCTGGAATTGCTACAGGTGCTCCTGGTGATGAAAACTATTCTCCAATGTGGAGAATTTTCGTAACTGGCTGGGCTAATCCCGAAAATGCACAATTGCTAGAAACCATTGATGATCTGAATGCATACAGAGAAGCTGGATTGATCGATATTGGAATTGCACGTCCGATGGATAGTGACCACATAGTAAACTGTCCATTCATTGACCCATTCCAATAAGATCTCATTTTCTTTTTTATTTTTCAACATTTGTTTAATTTAATTAAAAAATTCTAACAAATTTTCAGAGAATTAACTACATTGTTTATCTCTAATTGTGTGTATAATACAGTATGAGTATCGCAGGAATGTATATGCTAAACACTCCACAGTATCAGGAGGAAAAAATCCAACAAGCACTAAACATGCTCTATATCGATAGGAAGAATGAATTTCGAGAGCTATCTGAGATCTTACTATCTGAGAAAGCTCGCAAATCAATTCCAAACTGGAAAGAATTTGTTTTGAATTTTAGTTTGGATGTTGAAGAGGCATTTAAGACTTGGTCAGGAAAGAATCCACTACTTTCTAGCTCTCCCCAAAAAGCACTTACTATTCTAAGGCAATTGGGACGTGGAAAAACGTCTATGAACCAACTTGCACATCTTCTTAACATGTCGTACAACATTTCATTGGAATTCAAAGAGATCTACAGACGACTAAAGTAATCTCTTTAATTCTTTTTTTGCTAAAACCTAAATTTGATTATAATTTCGATAATTTGTAATGGATTTCATGCTAGAAGAGGAACTAATTGACTTGATGACATTTTGTTTGCAAAATCCTGAATCTTCTGAAGTTGCTGAAAAACACAAACGAATCACTGAGATTGGACACGAGCTGTATGCAGACGGCGGCATTGATGCACTTGAGAATTTCTTTTTTGTACTCAAAAATAGAATTACTGAAGAAATAGAAAAAGATCCATCCCCAATGCGTTCGCTATGGAATGGCCTTACTGATGAATGGCAGTATTGAATTTCTGTAAGAAATCTATCCTCTGCCGATTCTGAAAATGGCTGTACTGCATGTTGGGCATGTGCCTTTGATTGCAGGTTTACCATTTTTCATTGTGTATGGTTTAGCGCCACCGATTTCTCGTTTGTCTCGGCATTTTACGCAGTATCCTATTGTCATACGTTCACTAGGCTCAAGGTTCTATTAGCAAGAACTTGTTGATTTTTTTTTACTAAGAGGCAAACCTCCGATCTTAATTATTGCGTTACTGAACAATTTTTTTCGTAACGGAGGTGATTTTCGAACAATTTCTACACATTTTTTAAATAAATGGTGTTTTTTCTAGTGATTTTACACCCTTTGTGTTTGTCATTTTTGATCAGTTGCACATCAAATACGTGTCGATTGAAATTTGCATACATGCAACTTGAATTCGTTTTTTTTGAATTTGATAAAACAAAATTAGTTTGAGATGATCATTTTTTTAAAAATTCTTTTGATGCGTTATGTAACTTACAACCTTTCAAGATTTTTAATTATTGTACTTTTATTTACAATTATTTTTCCTGGGTTCAAAACATTTTTTGGATCAAACAATTTTTTTATGTCTTTGAATGTTTCATAGTTTGTTTTTCCATATTGTTTTTTGATAAATTCTGAACGTGCTAGACCGTCTCCATGTTCTGCAGTTATGGTTCCGCCCATCTTGATAATTTTATCAAAAAATTCTACAGCAATGTCTTTGATTGATGACGTTTCTATTCTCTTTGCAATCAATCTGATGTGCAGGTTTCCGTTTCCAATGTGTCCGTATATGATTGATTTTGTCTTGAATTTTTTGTTGATATTTTCTATGGTTGAGAATAGCTCTGGCAGTTTCTCTATTGGTACTGCGGCATCTTCTATTACATGTGGTATCCTGTTTTCCTTCTTGATGCTTCTAAGGCTGTAATATAGTGAGGAATCTCTGTATTTCCACCACTTGTGAATCTCTTGCTTTTTTGTCAGTTTTTTGGCCATGCTGCCTGAGATTGTCTGTTTGATTTTTCTCTCGTTTTGGATGATTTTTTCATCATACTCTACAAAAAGCAAGCATTTTGTATTTTTTTGAAAATTATGGTCTATCTGTTGTAGTGTGGTGCGATCAACAAATTCTATTGCAGATGGATTGGTATTGTTTATTTTGATACAATCACTTGCAACGTTGCTAATTGAATCGTACTCTATGACAAAAAGAATTCTTTTTTTTGGAATGTTTTTGATTTTTAGTTTTGCAGCTGTTATGATTCCAAGTGTTCCTTCTGAACCGATAATGATTTTGTGACTGTCTTTTGCTGTTTTTATTTTGTCAATTCTGTATCCTGAAGAGTTTTTGGAAACTTCTGGGAATTTCTCTTTGTCAATTTTTATTTTGTTTTTAATTTTGTTAGAAAATTTTTGGTTTTTTGGAAGTACTACCTTGTTGCCGTTTCCATCAATAATTGTTATCTCAATTACATTATCAATCACACTTCCATACTTTAGACTCCTGCTTCCACTGGAGTTATTTCCAATCATTCCACCTATTGAACAAAAAGAACCAATTGATGGATTTGGTGGAAAAAATTTTTTGTTTTTCTCTAGTATCCTGTCTAGTTTTCCTTTAACTGCACCTGGACCTACAACTGCTTGATTTTCTTCTACTTTGATTGAATCAAAATTTTTCATATCTAAAACAATTCCGTTGTTTAGTGCACTTCCAACCAGGCCTGTTCCTGCACCGCGAACAGTTACCGTAGTTTTGAATTTTTTTGCAATCTTTATTGTGTTGATGATGTCTTTTTCATTTTTGGGAATTATTATGACCTTTGGAATAATCTGGTATGAGCTTGCATCAACTGAATAAAATTTCTTGAACTCTTTTTCTGTATGTATCTCTCCTTGAACTACTTTGGATAGTTCTGTGCTCAAAGAACTCATTTGATAAATCTAAATTCTGATTCGATAATAATCCCATCGTTCAGGATCAAACTTTGCGACAAACTCTGCCTGCTCTCTTTCAATTCTTGACTGAATGACGTCTCTGAGTGCAAAACTTGTAAGGTACTTGAATTTTTTTGCATGGGCTTGCATTACAAACATGTGGCGCATCTCGCTTCCGCCTTTTAGTCCCCAATAACCCATCTTGACTGCAATTGGTTCTAAAAATACGGTATTTCCTAGACCATAATTCTCATCTCTGACTTCTTCTCGCAGATTATAATTCTCAAGAGCTCCTCCTTTTGCATATCCTACAATCTCTCCTTTCTTGTTGTTTAATCTCAATGTGGTGATGATGGTCTCTGAATCTTTTATTGACTCTTCAAACTTGTCTAAGAACTGAAGCGGTCTAGGTAACTCTAACATGATTTCGTGCAATGAATTTATGAAATCTGGATCGTTTCTTGTGGGCATGCTTTCTATTGTTGGTACTAGTCTGAGATTTTTATACGCACAATCAGCTTGAATGGTGATTTCTTGCTGTCTGATTCTCATAAATGACAAAACAGTGTCAAAAAAAGTTTTTTCTCATCTCGTTTGAAAGTACTTTGAGTACTGGCTTTACCATTTCAGTCTCTTTGTTTAGCAGTTCTTCAAAGTATGCTACTGCACTTCTGACAATTAATGATGGCCTCCATGCAAGTGCATGTGCGTTCATCTTTGCCATTTCCATGGCTTTGGAAAAATCTCCCAGTGCATACCCGCTAATTCTGTCCACTACTGTAAGATACCATCCCATCTCCATGATGTGTTTTTGATACTCTATGTTGTTTCTTGTCAAATCTGAATTCTGAAAACACTGTTTAATTTGAGCCTCTGCATTTTTTTTCAACTCTCCGGCCCAAGGGTATGTTGTTCTTAGAATCAACACCTTGACAATTTCTAAATCAATGTTTGCATTTTTAATTAACTGGCCAAGTTTTCTGTCTGCTGAAATAAATTTTAAAACACTTTCTTCGTGTGGTTTGTCAACACTCTTTTCAGGATCAAAGTCATGAAACAACGCTGCAACATAGAGATATTTTTTATCATCCTGTGTGAATTTTATCTCTTCTATCTTTGTAGCTAGTAATGAAAAATATGTCACTTCTAATTCGTGATTGATGTTGTGATATCCGTAATAGTCTCTGCCAAGACCCCTGCTTTCAAACAAATCAATGGTGTAATCTAGCATCTCCACATAACAGTCGTCTTCTAGCCTGTTTTCTATTAGCAAATCCAGAATGTTACTTCGCATTACCTGGGTGTTTGCAAATAATTGCATTATCCCTCAATCTTTTATCTTGTTTTTAAAGTTGACCTGACAACTCTTGAAACTTCGTGTAGAAAGGTTCAATAGAATTGTAAATTTGCTATTTTTAAATGGCAGTAGACGAAGATCTCTTGAAAGTTTTAATTGATTCTGCTAGTGCTTCAGAGTTTACACTTTATCTAAAAGATTCTTCATACCCTCTTACCAATGTTTCAGTAGCTCATTCTCCAGTTCCTGTCAATGAACCTACTACTCGTGGCGGTGTGTATTTTTCAGACAAATTTGCCTACAAGATGAAGGCAACAGTACAAGACCTCTCAGTAGTTCCATTACTTACTAAAAAGATGCTTGGCCCAAACACAGAGTTTGGCGAGCTCAAAATCACTACTAGTATGACTATTGATGGGAGTATCAAAAACTTGGAAATCTTTACAAATCTTACAAACAGCGTTCAAACGCCTGACTCTATAGAACTCAGTATGATTATTGTAAAACTAGAATCTGTCTAGTCTACAAAGTACTTGTCGTATCTTTCTCTGCTTTCTTTGTCTGAAAGCACCTCGTATGCCTTGTTTAGTTTTGCCATTGTCTCTTCTGAGTCTTTTTTGGTTCTATCTGGGTGATTCTTTTTTGCAAGTTCTCTGAACTTTGTCTT
This window encodes:
- a CDS encoding DUF7482 domain-containing protein; this encodes MKKSLKYIALLAIIPVFTVGISTGSFTDAEALKGQGVGSSKYGSSTNICGLQLCSDIPGGKSAWMAEQEKSKPVTPVMEEKDDHDSKMEEKMTEDDMGSVLRLSRANVPATIPLHHGYYDGGDVYFIITDSSDPTHADLITNNQGWKVELAPLLKNAPDEALSKTYMFTNGIKGDGVHGFQGEVFTSTPAQSDVYSALTSHVHVTWNEGMTPRILNSDAMVMQAADNGEVTLTPVNVVLNMPQIVWPDGQMMVKEDKTLTDETPYGGGQVLDIDTEEMTVTFIAHRGWGPDGRTIYYIVTDATPSGPAEMMGVVSTPTSASLIANSAAVDLFQFKNGLTGSGPLGFQPGIATGAPGDENYSPMWRIFVTGWANPENAQLLETIDDLNAYREAGLIDIGIARPMDSDHIVNCPFIDPFQ
- a CDS encoding superoxide dismutase, which codes for MVRYELPRLPYDYDELEPYIDAQTMKIHHQKHHQSYVDGLNKSLEEIGSASHPQYITSVLSDLSLIPESGRNKINFFGGGFENHRLFWETMNPNGGGSPGGKIEDAIDVYYDSFENFKKQFSETAIGIQGSGWCWLVFNSTYNKIEILTTENQTSPWTLQKMPLLGLDVWEHAYYLKYQNKRPEYVKEWWNVVNWDYVENRFSEISV
- a CDS encoding DUF5679 domain-containing protein, whose product is MTIGYCVKCRDKREIGGAKPYTMKNGKPAIKGTCPTCSTAIFRIGRG
- a CDS encoding FAD-binding oxidoreductase, translated to MSSLSTELSKVVQGEIHTEKEFKKFYSVDASSYQIIPKVIIIPKNEKDIINTIKIAKKFKTTVTVRGAGTGLVGSALNNGIVLDMKNFDSIKVEENQAVVGPGAVKGKLDRILEKNKKFFPPNPSIGSFCSIGGMIGNNSSGSRSLKYGSVIDNVIEITIIDGNGNKVVLPKNQKFSNKIKNKIKIDKEKFPEVSKNSSGYRIDKIKTAKDSHKIIIGSEGTLGIITAAKLKIKNIPKKRILFVIEYDSISNVASDCIKINNTNPSAIEFVDRTTLQQIDHNFQKNTKCLLFVEYDEKIIQNERKIKQTISGSMAKKLTKKQEIHKWWKYRDSSLYYSLRSIKKENRIPHVIEDAAVPIEKLPELFSTIENINKKFKTKSIIYGHIGNGNLHIRLIAKRIETSSIKDIAVEFFDKIIKMGGTITAEHGDGLARSEFIKKQYGKTNYETFKDIKKLFDPKNVLNPGKIIVNKSTIIKNLERL